Proteins co-encoded in one Papilio machaon chromosome 24, ilPapMach1.1, whole genome shotgun sequence genomic window:
- the LOC106717357 gene encoding 39S ribosomal protein L35, mitochondrial, with translation MMLRCAFSAFRALPLRLTYPNAGKIVRQDVRNFSAFNIQNHFIPTVPAIKEGLVDNKTILDLSCNLNQVQVRTVTKFSLNKGKRKTVKAAVKRFFRLHWGGWIRTKIGRHKKLWKKSQPQKRRLRQHVFCNSTQSTLLDKMVTKFWKRPKYYVDDPYAPYHTREEFFITRKKPRC, from the exons ATGATGTTACGTTGTGCATTTTCTG CATTTCGAGCACTCCCCCTACGTCTCACTTACCCGAATGCTGGTAAAATCGTTCGTCAAGATGTAAGGAATTTTTCAGCTTTTAATATACAGAACCATTTTATTCCAACTGTCCCAGCAATCAAGGAAGGTTTAGTCGACAACAAAACGATATTAGATTTatcttgtaatttaaatcaagtGCAAGTTAGAACTGTGACTAAATTTAGTCTTAATAAAGGTAAAAGAAAAACTGTGAAAGCAGCAGTCAAAAGATTCTTTAGACTCCATTGGGGCGGTTGGATTAGAACAAAAATTGGTAGACACAAAAAATTATGGAAAAAATCACAGCCACAGAAAAGAAGATTAAGACAGCATGTCTTCTGTAATTCCACACAAAGTACTTTACTTGACAAAATGGTGACTAAGTTTTGGAAGAGACctaaatattatgttgatGATCCTTATGCACCTTACCACACAAGagaagaattttttataactagaaAGAAGCCTAGATGCTAA